The proteins below are encoded in one region of Micromonospora pisi:
- a CDS encoding ABC transporter ATP-binding protein, with the protein MTIPEVPPRPPFGHNLWRLRRYVRPYTGQLGWLLVVAFAATGASLAVPLIIRQVIDGPIANRDPGGLYRLGVLALLLGLAEAVLIFVRRWVQSSTALAIESAIRDDIYAHLQRLHVGFHDRWQSGQLLSRATADLSVIRRFLSFGLLFLIVNTATYLAVVGLLIHLYWPLGLLVAASAVPLFTVSRRFTRSYLAASRQMQDEQGDLTTLIEESTQGLRTIKSFGRRPEMAHRFAVRARQLHDTATGKGRLIARTSAEFDLVPNLTLAVVLVAGAPAVAYGKLTIGELVAFVTLQLMLIWPIESLGWIIANGQEAVTAADRIQEVLDTAPTIVDRPHAVPLRRAAVHGDLRFERVTFGYPGLARPVLHEVTLAVRPGETMAIVGATGSGKTTLLSLVPRLYDVDAGRISLDGQDIRDLQLAGLRRVVGVAFEEPTLFSMSVRENLTLGRPDADDDAIRDALAVAQADFVYGLPWGLETRVGEQGLSLSGGQRQRLALARAVLGQPGVLVLDDPLSALDVHTEALVEAALSRVLRDTTALLVVHRPSTVALADRVALLADGRITAVGTHSELLATVPDYRAVLSATEAADTSARAGEPDAAGLTGESDASGLIRS; encoded by the coding sequence GTGACGATTCCGGAGGTTCCCCCGCGCCCGCCGTTCGGACACAACCTGTGGCGGCTGCGTCGCTACGTCCGCCCGTACACCGGTCAGCTCGGCTGGCTGCTGGTCGTCGCCTTCGCCGCAACCGGGGCGAGTCTCGCCGTACCCCTGATCATCCGGCAGGTGATCGACGGTCCGATCGCGAACCGCGACCCCGGCGGTCTGTACCGGCTCGGCGTCCTGGCGCTGCTGCTCGGGCTCGCCGAGGCAGTGCTGATCTTCGTCCGCCGCTGGGTGCAGTCGTCGACCGCCCTTGCCATCGAGTCGGCCATCCGCGACGACATCTACGCCCACCTGCAACGGCTGCACGTGGGCTTCCATGACCGCTGGCAGTCGGGGCAACTCCTCTCCCGGGCCACCGCGGACCTGTCGGTGATCCGTCGGTTCCTCTCCTTCGGGCTGCTCTTCCTGATCGTCAACACCGCTACCTACCTCGCCGTGGTGGGACTCCTGATCCACCTCTACTGGCCACTCGGCCTGCTGGTCGCGGCGAGCGCCGTGCCGCTGTTCACGGTCAGCCGGCGGTTCACCCGCTCCTACCTCGCCGCGTCCCGACAGATGCAGGACGAACAGGGCGACCTGACCACCCTGATCGAGGAGTCCACCCAGGGGCTGCGCACCATCAAGTCGTTCGGCCGTCGCCCCGAGATGGCGCACCGGTTCGCCGTACGGGCCCGGCAACTGCACGACACCGCCACCGGCAAGGGCCGCCTGATCGCCCGTACGTCGGCCGAGTTCGACCTGGTCCCGAACCTGACCCTGGCGGTGGTCCTGGTGGCCGGGGCACCGGCGGTGGCGTACGGCAAGCTGACCATCGGCGAACTGGTCGCCTTCGTCACGCTGCAACTGATGCTGATCTGGCCGATCGAATCCCTTGGTTGGATCATCGCCAACGGTCAGGAGGCGGTGACCGCGGCCGACCGGATCCAGGAGGTGCTCGACACCGCACCGACCATCGTGGACCGACCACACGCGGTCCCGCTGCGCCGGGCCGCGGTCCACGGCGACCTCCGGTTCGAGCGAGTCACCTTCGGCTACCCCGGACTCGCCCGACCGGTGCTCCACGAGGTCACCCTTGCGGTTCGGCCGGGCGAGACGATGGCGATCGTCGGCGCCACCGGATCCGGCAAAACCACGCTGCTGTCGCTGGTGCCCCGGCTCTACGACGTCGACGCCGGCCGGATCAGCCTCGACGGGCAGGACATCCGCGATCTCCAGCTCGCCGGGCTGCGCCGGGTGGTCGGGGTGGCGTTCGAGGAGCCGACACTCTTCTCCATGTCGGTCCGGGAGAACCTCACCCTGGGGCGGCCGGACGCGGACGACGACGCGATCCGCGACGCGCTCGCGGTGGCGCAGGCCGATTTTGTGTACGGCCTGCCGTGGGGACTGGAAACCCGGGTCGGCGAACAGGGCCTCTCCCTCTCCGGCGGGCAGCGGCAACGGTTGGCGCTGGCCCGCGCGGTGCTCGGCCAACCAGGTGTGCTGGTGCTCGACGACCCGCTCTCCGCGCTCGACGTGCACACCGAGGCGCTGGTGGAGGCCGCGCTGTCCCGGGTGCTGCGGGACACCACCGCGCTGTTGGTGGTGCACCGACCTTCCACGGTGGCGCTCGCCGACCGGGTGGCGCTGCTCGCCGACGGCCGGATCACCGCCGTGGGCACCCACTCCGAACTGCTCGCCACCGTCCCCGACTACCGCGCGGTCCTCTCCGCCACGGAAGCCGCCGACACTTCCGCCAGGGCCGGGGAACCGGACGCCGCCGGCCTGACCGGAGAGTCGGACGCCTCCGGCCTGATCCGCTCATGA
- a CDS encoding ABC transporter ATP-binding protein produces the protein MTAGAAPTPGTDPAAALTGWRGVATDPDAERTTAERGTVRALALLRTRSRALLGALLRPHRRLIGVAVVLLLVQNAAGMAGPYLVMLGIDRAIDPLREGDPRPLVAVAVAFSAAAAAEYAGKRGFLTLSSRIGQAVLIDLRQRVYEHFLRLSVGFHERYTSGRVIARLTSDMDSIGELVDGGIDDLVLAALSIVSVAGVLLWLDPPLAAVTLLAFPFLLVLSRWFARASGLAYRRTREAVALVIVHFVESLGGIRAVQAFRREPRNQHIFASVNDEYRRANLHAFRLIATYSPSIKLIGNVAVAVVLTYGGWRVLHGATEIGVLAAFLLYLRRFFEPMQELSQFYNSLQSATAALEKLSGVLDERPGVPEPAPPTGLPAGGGRGEIEFHRVTFSYREKTPVLTELDLRIPAGQIVALVGATGAGKSTVAKLVARFYDPTSGTVSLDGVDLRRVPDAELRRVVVMVTQENYLFSGSVADNIRFGRPDAEQPEIEAAARAIGAHDFIAALPDGYDTDVHRRGGRLSAGQRQLVAFARAFLADPTVLILDEATSSLDVPSERLVQRALRTILCDRTALVIAHRLSTVEIADRVLVVDGGRIVEDGPPAALVEADGRYAALHRQWRDSLV, from the coding sequence ATGACCGCCGGAGCCGCGCCCACCCCCGGTACGGACCCGGCCGCCGCCCTCACCGGCTGGCGGGGCGTCGCCACCGACCCGGACGCCGAACGGACCACCGCCGAACGGGGCACTGTCCGCGCGCTGGCCCTGCTCCGGACCCGCAGCCGGGCCCTGCTCGGCGCCTTGCTGCGGCCCCACCGCCGGCTGATCGGGGTGGCGGTGGTGCTGCTCCTGGTGCAGAACGCGGCCGGCATGGCCGGTCCGTACCTGGTGATGCTCGGCATCGACCGGGCGATCGACCCACTCCGCGAGGGTGACCCCCGGCCCCTGGTGGCGGTGGCGGTGGCGTTCAGCGCCGCAGCCGCCGCCGAGTACGCGGGCAAGCGCGGTTTCCTCACCCTCTCCTCGCGGATCGGCCAGGCCGTCCTGATCGACCTGCGTCAGCGGGTGTACGAGCACTTCCTGCGACTTTCGGTCGGCTTCCACGAGCGGTACACCTCGGGTCGGGTGATCGCCCGGCTGACCAGCGACATGGACTCCATCGGCGAACTGGTCGACGGTGGCATCGACGACCTGGTGCTGGCCGCGCTCTCCATCGTCTCCGTCGCCGGCGTCCTGCTCTGGCTCGATCCGCCACTCGCCGCGGTGACCCTGCTCGCGTTCCCGTTCCTGCTGGTGCTCTCCCGCTGGTTCGCCCGCGCCTCCGGGCTCGCCTACCGGCGCACCCGCGAGGCGGTCGCCCTGGTGATCGTGCACTTCGTCGAGTCGCTGGGTGGGATCCGGGCGGTTCAGGCGTTCCGTCGCGAGCCCCGCAACCAGCACATCTTCGCCTCCGTCAACGACGAGTACCGGCGGGCGAACCTGCATGCCTTCCGGCTCATCGCCACCTACTCCCCGAGCATCAAACTGATCGGCAACGTGGCCGTGGCGGTGGTGCTCACGTACGGCGGCTGGCGGGTCCTGCACGGCGCCACCGAGATCGGCGTACTCGCCGCGTTCCTGCTCTACCTGCGGCGATTCTTCGAACCGATGCAGGAGCTGAGCCAGTTCTACAACTCGCTCCAGTCGGCCACCGCCGCGTTGGAGAAGCTCTCCGGGGTGCTCGACGAGCGACCCGGCGTACCCGAACCGGCGCCCCCCACCGGGCTGCCCGCCGGCGGCGGTCGTGGGGAGATCGAGTTCCACCGGGTCACCTTCAGCTACCGGGAGAAGACGCCGGTCCTGACCGAACTGGACCTGCGGATCCCGGCCGGGCAGATCGTCGCGCTGGTCGGCGCCACCGGGGCGGGCAAGTCGACGGTGGCCAAGTTGGTCGCCCGCTTCTACGACCCGACCAGTGGCACGGTCAGCCTGGACGGGGTCGACCTGCGGCGGGTGCCCGACGCCGAACTGCGCCGCGTGGTGGTGATGGTGACCCAGGAGAACTACCTGTTCAGCGGCTCGGTCGCGGACAACATCCGGTTCGGCCGGCCCGACGCCGAACAACCGGAGATCGAAGCGGCGGCGCGGGCGATCGGCGCGCACGACTTCATCGCCGCCCTGCCCGACGGGTACGACACCGACGTGCACCGACGCGGCGGGCGACTCTCCGCCGGGCAACGTCAACTGGTCGCGTTCGCGCGCGCCTTCCTCGCCGACCCGACCGTGCTGATCCTGGACGAGGCGACCTCGTCCCTGGACGTACCGAGCGAGCGGCTGGTGCAACGGGCGCTGCGGACGATCCTGTGCGACCGGACCGCGCTGGTGATCGCGCACCGGCTCTCCACGGTGGAGATCGCCGACCGGGTGCTGGTCGTCGACGGGGGCCGGATCGTCGAGGACGGTCCGCCGGCCGCACTGGTCGAGGCCGACGGTCGGTACGCGGCCCTGCACCGGCAGTGGCGCGATTCGCTCGTCTGA
- the valS gene encoding valine--tRNA ligase, with translation MTDTAKNPRAGVPERPTLDGLEETWSRRWQEEGTYAFDRSKDRASVYAIDTPPPTVSGELHMGHVFSYTHTDTVARFQRMRGRTVFYPMGWDDNGLPTERRVQNVYGVRCEPALRYDPDWRPPAAPVSDDARKNPIPISRRNFVELCTLLTGEDELVFEALWRRLGLSVDWSLTYTTIGAHAQATSQRAFLRNLARGEAYQAEAPTLWDVGFATAVAQAELEDRERPGAYHRLRFAVAAPGIAGDENVVGGFVEIETTRPELLPACVALVCHPDDDRYAHLVGGTVRTPVFGVEVPVHAHPLAEPTKGTGLVMVCTFGDLSDVTWWRDLHLETRVVIGRTGRLLPEPPPGVDPVAYAPLAGKTVNAARRELVAMLAAGGDLIGEPKPITHPVKFYERGDSPLEIISSRQWYLRNGGRDPELRAELLARGTDLNWVPAHMRHRYEHWVGGLTGDWLVSRQRFFGVPIPVWYRLDNAGEPDYDHPLTPDESALPVDPSSDVPPGFDEAQRGQPGGFTADPDVMDTWATSSLTPQIVGGWETDPDLFARVFPMDLRPQGQEIIRTWLFSSVVRAHLEHGVLPWRDAVLSGWILDPDRKKMSKSKGNVVTPMSLLESSGADAVRYWAANGRPGTDLAFDPAQIKVGRRLATKLLNASKFALGLGAADALRAEVTEPLDRAMLAGLSTVVGTATAAFDDYDHTAALQATESFFWTFCDDYIELVKERAYGSGPGADSARAALATALSAQLRLFAPFLPYVTEEVWSWWRYGSVHQAPWPTTYELSQAARDGDPELLRLAGAALTQVRRAKSDRKLSMRTDVPLAEALGPAEVLEKLALVGDDLRSAGRIAKLDFLPDRAPELVIASAF, from the coding sequence ATGACGGATACGGCGAAGAACCCGCGCGCCGGTGTCCCCGAGCGTCCCACCCTGGACGGACTCGAGGAGACCTGGTCGCGCCGTTGGCAGGAGGAGGGCACGTACGCGTTTGACCGGTCCAAGGATCGGGCGAGCGTGTACGCGATCGACACCCCGCCACCGACCGTATCCGGTGAGCTGCACATGGGGCACGTCTTCTCGTACACCCACACCGACACGGTGGCCCGGTTCCAGCGGATGCGCGGCCGGACCGTCTTCTACCCGATGGGCTGGGACGACAACGGCCTGCCCACCGAGCGCCGGGTGCAGAACGTGTACGGCGTGCGCTGTGAGCCGGCGCTGCGGTACGACCCGGACTGGCGGCCGCCGGCCGCCCCGGTCAGCGACGACGCGCGGAAAAACCCGATCCCGATCTCCCGGCGCAACTTCGTCGAGTTGTGCACGCTGCTGACAGGTGAGGACGAGCTGGTCTTCGAGGCGCTCTGGCGGCGGCTCGGGCTCTCGGTGGACTGGTCGCTGACGTACACCACGATCGGGGCGCACGCCCAGGCGACGTCGCAGCGGGCGTTCCTGCGGAACCTGGCGCGGGGCGAGGCGTACCAGGCGGAGGCTCCGACGCTCTGGGACGTCGGGTTCGCCACCGCGGTCGCCCAGGCGGAACTGGAGGACCGGGAGCGGCCGGGGGCGTACCACCGGCTCCGGTTCGCGGTCGCCGCCCCCGGCATCGCCGGGGACGAGAACGTGGTCGGCGGTTTCGTGGAGATCGAGACGACCCGGCCGGAGCTGCTGCCGGCCTGCGTCGCCCTGGTCTGCCACCCGGACGACGACCGGTACGCGCACCTGGTCGGCGGCACCGTGCGGACCCCGGTCTTCGGCGTCGAGGTGCCGGTGCACGCGCACCCGCTGGCCGAGCCGACCAAGGGCACCGGCCTGGTGATGGTCTGCACCTTCGGCGACCTGAGCGACGTCACCTGGTGGCGGGACCTGCACCTGGAGACCCGGGTGGTGATCGGCCGGACCGGTCGACTGCTGCCGGAACCGCCTCCCGGGGTGGACCCGGTGGCGTACGCGCCGCTCGCCGGCAAAACGGTGAACGCGGCCCGCCGCGAACTGGTGGCCATGCTCGCCGCCGGCGGCGACCTGATCGGGGAACCGAAACCGATCACGCATCCGGTGAAGTTCTACGAGCGGGGCGACAGCCCACTGGAGATCATTTCCAGCCGGCAGTGGTACCTGCGCAACGGCGGCCGGGATCCCGAGCTTCGGGCGGAACTGCTGGCGCGGGGCACCGATCTCAACTGGGTGCCGGCGCACATGCGGCACCGGTACGAACACTGGGTGGGCGGCCTGACCGGCGACTGGCTGGTGAGCCGGCAACGTTTCTTCGGGGTGCCGATCCCGGTCTGGTACCGGCTCGACAACGCTGGCGAGCCGGACTACGACCACCCTCTCACGCCGGACGAGTCCGCGCTCCCCGTTGACCCATCCAGCGACGTGCCGCCGGGTTTCGACGAGGCCCAGCGCGGCCAACCCGGTGGTTTCACCGCCGACCCGGATGTCATGGACACCTGGGCGACCTCGTCACTCACCCCGCAGATCGTCGGCGGCTGGGAGACCGATCCGGACCTGTTCGCCCGGGTCTTTCCGATGGACCTGCGCCCGCAGGGGCAGGAGATCATCCGTACCTGGCTCTTCTCCTCGGTGGTCCGCGCGCACCTGGAACACGGCGTGCTGCCGTGGCGGGACGCGGTCCTCTCCGGCTGGATCCTCGACCCGGACCGGAAGAAGATGTCCAAGTCCAAGGGGAACGTGGTCACCCCGATGTCGCTGCTGGAGTCCAGCGGCGCGGACGCCGTGCGCTACTGGGCGGCGAACGGACGACCCGGCACGGACCTTGCCTTCGACCCGGCGCAGATCAAGGTCGGCCGGCGGCTCGCCACCAAGCTGCTCAACGCCTCCAAGTTCGCGCTCGGGCTGGGCGCGGCGGACGCGTTGCGGGCCGAGGTCACCGAGCCGCTGGACCGGGCCATGCTCGCCGGGCTCAGCACGGTGGTCGGCACCGCCACCGCCGCCTTCGACGACTACGACCACACCGCCGCCCTCCAGGCCACCGAGTCGTTCTTCTGGACCTTCTGCGACGACTACATCGAGTTGGTGAAGGAACGGGCGTACGGTTCCGGTCCGGGTGCCGACTCGGCCCGGGCGGCGCTCGCCACCGCACTCTCGGCCCAGTTGCGGCTCTTCGCCCCGTTCCTGCCGTACGTGACCGAGGAGGTCTGGTCCTGGTGGCGGTACGGCTCGGTGCACCAGGCGCCCTGGCCGACCACGTACGAGCTGAGTCAGGCGGCCCGGGACGGGGACCCGGAGTTGCTCCGGCTCGCCGGGGCGGCGCTGACCCAGGTGCGCAGGGCCAAGTCGGACCGGAAGCTCTCCATGCGTACCGACGTGCCACTCGCCGAGGCGCTCGGCCCGGCGGAGGTGCTGGAGAAACTGGCGCTGGTCGGTGACGACCTGCGATCGGCCGGCCGGATCGCCAAGCTCGACTTCCTTCCCGACCGCGCCCCCGAACTGGTCATCGCCTCCGCCTTCTGA
- a CDS encoding DNA recombination protein RmuC: MGVSTVLVVLVCLSAGGALGWLAARARSATEIARLDATLRATRDGEGRLEQSMRALSYEATAQSQEAVARAVAPLHETLRRYEQRVAELERDRVDAYAELREQVRSMGAVSGELRTETKQLVAALRAPQVRGRWGEHQLRRIVEAAGLLEHCDFAEQVTAATDQQVVRPDLVVRLHGGRSVVVDAKAPFEAYLTAMEARDERGRDAHLDNHARHLRAHVDALSAKAYWSAFAQTPEFVVLFVPADPFLDVALQRDPTLMEHAFTRNIVLATPATLVALLRTVAYAWRQEALARNAVAVHTLARELYGRLSTLGEHVAKLGSSLGGAVTAYNRAVGSLESRVLVSARKLADLGVSGDELAAPAQVELTTRHLQAPELTDNGQHESHAE, translated from the coding sequence GTGGGAGTCTCGACGGTGCTCGTGGTGCTCGTCTGTCTCAGCGCCGGTGGCGCGCTGGGCTGGCTCGCCGCCCGCGCCCGCTCGGCCACCGAGATCGCCCGACTGGACGCGACCCTGCGCGCCACCCGGGACGGCGAGGGACGGCTGGAGCAGTCGATGCGGGCGCTCTCCTACGAGGCGACAGCGCAGTCCCAGGAGGCGGTGGCCCGGGCGGTGGCTCCACTGCACGAGACCCTGCGCCGGTACGAGCAGCGGGTGGCGGAACTGGAGCGCGACCGGGTCGACGCGTACGCCGAACTGCGGGAGCAGGTGCGGTCGATGGGCGCGGTCTCCGGCGAGCTGCGTACGGAGACAAAACAGCTCGTCGCGGCGCTGCGGGCACCCCAGGTCCGGGGCCGGTGGGGTGAGCACCAGTTGCGCCGGATCGTCGAGGCCGCCGGCCTGCTGGAGCACTGCGACTTCGCCGAGCAGGTCACCGCCGCCACGGACCAGCAGGTGGTCCGCCCCGACCTGGTGGTCCGACTGCACGGCGGCCGGTCGGTGGTGGTCGACGCGAAGGCGCCGTTCGAGGCGTACCTGACCGCGATGGAGGCACGGGACGAGCGCGGGCGGGACGCGCACCTGGACAACCACGCCCGGCACCTGCGGGCCCACGTGGACGCCCTGTCGGCCAAGGCGTACTGGTCGGCGTTCGCGCAGACACCGGAGTTCGTGGTGCTCTTCGTTCCGGCCGACCCGTTCCTCGACGTCGCGCTGCAGCGGGACCCGACCCTGATGGAGCACGCCTTCACCCGCAACATCGTGCTCGCCACCCCGGCCACCCTGGTCGCCCTGCTCCGTACGGTGGCATATGCCTGGCGTCAGGAGGCACTCGCCCGCAATGCGGTGGCGGTGCACACGCTGGCCCGGGAACTCTACGGACGACTGTCCACTCTGGGTGAACACGTGGCGAAGCTCGGCAGTTCGCTGGGCGGAGCGGTGACCGCTTACAACCGCGCGGTGGGCTCCCTGGAGTCGCGGGTGCTGGTGAGCGCGCGCAAGTTGGCCGACCTTGGTGTGTCCGGTGACGAGTTGGCCGCGCCGGCTCAGGTCGAGCTCACCACCCGGCATTTGCAGGCGCCCGAGCTGACCGATAACGGCCAACACGAATCTCACGCAGAGTAG
- a CDS encoding S8 family serine peptidase gives MSKPRTWSRRTSAGLLASVVAAGAMTLTGGVTTAGANPSTEADVLKGTPTDTLGSHDLELLAKAEANREQDVTVIVVTDKGEANDVAAELKKLGGVIGKQVDGVGYVRARIPTSAVLKAAKLPGVAALDLNETIQLPKPEPVKAGAKATVAVSGPGADTPAVNPYMPTSETGAVAFKQAHPEWDGRGVTIGIMDSGVDLDNPALQTTTTGERKIVDWFTATDPLFDSDGTWRAMLTDVTGPAFNYGGTSWTAPAGTYKINRFSENITTASSPGGDVNRDGDTTDAFGVLYDPVSHDIRVDANQNRDFNDDPVMRPYGERYDIGHFGTDNPATAVRDQIPFVVEYREDVDTTPAGLPGVADFVNIGIIEDEHGSHVAGITAANDMLGNANFDGAAPGAKLVSARACSWGGGCTAAALSDGMVELVVNRGVDVVNLSIGGLPALNDGNNARARLYDNLIRDYGVQLFISAGNSGPGVNTLGDPSTATDAVSVAAGISQETYLANYGSVTRTPYQLFNFSSRGPREDGAFKPSITAPGSALSTTPVWQPGIPVAEAGYQLPPGIQMINGTSMSSPQATGAAALLLSAAKATGKDAAPEKLRKAIYSSATWIDGVGAEGQGNGMFNVPGAWDLLAGGFEVRGYETAAPVCTPFADFLVTPGKGAGIYNSCAVTEGGQRPDVAKKYTVKVTRTTGAKKDIKHTVRWVGNDGTFRNAPKNLILPLNKTVTFTVEARAGYGSHSAIMQVDDPATSIVDFAFLNTVVISNVPTKPNFDFTTSGTVDRNLSKSFFVTVPEGAAALQVNLTGIAPGSQTRFIANSPYGVPVESTSSLNCFTNFSDPAVCKPEERSYENPVPGVWEIEVESRRTSGLLENPFALQARIQGVAVQPSVVELPNVTAGQPTPVTWSLSNTYGPVTVSGQGGALGSVVSERPTIANHEVQTFEVAVPAGATRLDVAIGNTSDPAADLDLFVYRNGTLVGQAADGDSEEAVALVNPAAGVYTVEIDGYAVPTGSTAYDYRDVFYSAALGNISSSGAWVNLPKNGSTGSVTGAVTVLSAPPAGRQLFGELKIVTNEGAVVGSGNVAIGSVN, from the coding sequence GTGAGCAAACCCCGTACCTGGAGTCGGCGTACCTCCGCCGGCCTCCTCGCGTCAGTCGTGGCGGCGGGCGCCATGACACTGACGGGTGGTGTGACAACCGCCGGTGCCAACCCGTCGACCGAAGCCGACGTTCTCAAGGGGACCCCCACGGACACGTTGGGTTCCCACGATCTCGAACTGCTCGCCAAGGCCGAGGCCAACCGCGAACAGGACGTCACGGTAATCGTGGTGACGGACAAGGGCGAGGCCAACGACGTCGCGGCTGAGCTGAAGAAGCTCGGCGGCGTCATCGGCAAGCAGGTGGATGGTGTCGGCTACGTCCGCGCCCGGATTCCCACCAGCGCCGTGCTCAAGGCGGCCAAGCTGCCCGGCGTCGCGGCCCTCGACCTGAACGAGACGATCCAGCTGCCGAAGCCGGAGCCGGTGAAGGCGGGCGCCAAGGCAACTGTCGCGGTGAGCGGGCCGGGCGCGGACACGCCCGCCGTCAACCCGTACATGCCGACCAGCGAGACCGGCGCGGTCGCCTTCAAGCAGGCACACCCCGAGTGGGACGGGCGGGGGGTGACCATCGGCATCATGGACTCCGGCGTCGACCTGGACAACCCGGCGCTGCAGACCACCACCACCGGCGAACGCAAGATCGTCGACTGGTTCACCGCCACCGACCCGCTGTTCGACAGTGACGGCACCTGGCGGGCCATGCTCACCGACGTCACCGGCCCGGCCTTCAACTACGGCGGCACGAGCTGGACCGCCCCGGCGGGCACGTACAAGATCAACCGGTTCTCGGAGAACATCACCACCGCGAGTTCCCCGGGCGGTGACGTCAACCGTGACGGCGACACCACCGACGCGTTCGGTGTCCTCTACGACCCGGTGAGCCACGACATCAGGGTCGACGCCAACCAGAACCGCGACTTCAACGACGACCCGGTGATGCGCCCGTACGGCGAGCGCTACGACATCGGACACTTCGGCACCGACAACCCGGCCACCGCCGTACGGGACCAGATACCGTTCGTGGTCGAGTACCGCGAGGACGTCGACACCACCCCCGCCGGCCTGCCCGGCGTCGCCGACTTCGTCAACATCGGCATCATCGAGGACGAGCACGGCTCGCACGTCGCCGGCATCACCGCAGCCAACGACATGCTGGGCAACGCCAACTTCGACGGCGCCGCCCCCGGCGCCAAGCTGGTCTCCGCCCGCGCCTGCTCCTGGGGCGGTGGCTGCACCGCCGCCGCACTCAGCGACGGCATGGTCGAACTGGTCGTCAACCGTGGCGTCGACGTGGTCAACCTGTCGATCGGTGGCCTCCCGGCGCTGAACGACGGCAACAACGCCCGCGCCCGGCTCTACGACAACCTGATCCGCGACTACGGCGTCCAGCTGTTCATCTCGGCCGGCAACAGCGGCCCGGGTGTGAACACCCTCGGCGACCCGTCCACCGCGACCGACGCGGTCAGCGTCGCGGCCGGCATCAGCCAGGAGACCTACCTGGCCAACTACGGCTCGGTCACCCGTACGCCGTACCAGCTGTTCAACTTCTCCTCCCGTGGCCCGCGTGAGGACGGTGCGTTCAAGCCGAGCATCACCGCACCGGGGTCGGCGCTGTCGACCACGCCGGTGTGGCAGCCGGGCATCCCGGTGGCCGAGGCCGGCTACCAGCTCCCGCCGGGCATCCAGATGATCAACGGCACCTCGATGTCCTCGCCGCAGGCGACCGGCGCCGCGGCGCTGCTGCTCTCGGCGGCAAAGGCCACCGGCAAGGACGCCGCCCCGGAGAAGCTCCGCAAGGCGATCTACTCGTCGGCCACCTGGATCGACGGAGTCGGCGCGGAGGGCCAGGGCAACGGCATGTTCAATGTGCCGGGCGCCTGGGACCTGCTCGCCGGCGGCTTCGAGGTGCGCGGCTACGAGACCGCCGCGCCGGTCTGCACCCCGTTCGCCGACTTCCTGGTGACGCCGGGCAAGGGTGCCGGCATCTACAACAGCTGCGCGGTGACCGAGGGCGGCCAGCGGCCGGACGTGGCCAAGAAGTACACGGTCAAGGTCACCCGGACCACCGGTGCCAAGAAGGACATCAAGCACACCGTCCGCTGGGTCGGCAACGACGGCACCTTCCGCAACGCCCCGAAGAACCTGATCCTGCCGCTGAACAAGACCGTGACCTTCACCGTCGAGGCACGGGCCGGCTACGGCTCGCACAGCGCGATCATGCAGGTGGACGACCCGGCCACCTCGATCGTCGACTTCGCGTTCCTCAACACGGTCGTCATCTCCAACGTGCCGACGAAGCCGAACTTCGACTTCACCACCAGCGGCACGGTCGACCGCAACCTCTCCAAGTCCTTCTTCGTCACCGTGCCGGAGGGCGCGGCGGCGTTGCAGGTCAACCTCACCGGGATCGCCCCGGGCTCGCAGACCCGCTTCATCGCGAACAGCCCGTACGGTGTTCCGGTCGAGAGCACCTCGAGCCTGAACTGCTTCACCAACTTCTCCGACCCGGCCGTCTGCAAGCCGGAGGAGCGGTCGTACGAGAACCCGGTCCCGGGTGTCTGGGAGATCGAGGTGGAGTCGCGGCGTACCTCCGGCCTGCTGGAGAACCCGTTCGCGCTGCAGGCCCGGATCCAGGGTGTCGCGGTGCAGCCGTCCGTGGTCGAACTGCCCAACGTCACCGCTGGTCAGCCGACCCCGGTCACCTGGTCGCTGAGCAACACCTACGGCCCGGTCACGGTCTCCGGTCAGGGCGGCGCGCTCGGTAGCGTCGTGTCGGAGCGTCCGACCATCGCCAACCACGAGGTGCAGACCTTCGAGGTGGCGGTACCGGCCGGTGCCACCCGTCTCGACGTCGCGATCGGCAACACCAGTGACCCGGCCGCCGACCTGGACCTCTTCGTGTACCGCAACGGCACGCTTGTCGGGCAGGCCGCCGACGGGGACTCGGAAGAGGCGGTGGCTCTGGTGAACCCGGCCGCGGGCGTCTACACGGTGGAGATCGACGGGTACGCCGTACCCACCGGCTCCACCGCGTACGACTACCGGGACGTGTTCTACTCGGCCGCGCTGGGCAACATCTCGTCGTCGGGCGCCTGGGTGAACCTGCCGAAGAACGGTTCCACCGGCAGTGTCACCGGCGCGGTCACGGTGCTGAGCGCACCGCCGGCCGGCCGGCAGCTCTTCGGTGAGCTCAAGATCGTGACCAACGAGGGCGCGGTCGTCGGCAGCGGCAACGTGGCGATCGGCTCGGTCAACTAA